A single region of the Nicotiana sylvestris chromosome 6, ASM39365v2, whole genome shotgun sequence genome encodes:
- the LOC138870248 gene encoding uncharacterized protein has protein sequence MKKASEAPVRSWKDQKIIANLMEKMQDYDSILTKTEKALGKAKGKIIQLNEEAKSNKERQVIRFEEDMAQFKKEKDRWIHSEAQLHAQLEEMRRSKGPIPEIMSIPDVDTSVEIEELDVNKMKEEMLKLKQQMAEMYRAWSTGQSPPAYPANPASTPPPAQTQDHPATDLSPSFRPSQTLKGERLQKKKTFTPLGESYTSLFHGLKQLDMLRPIQSKLPNPPPKNLDYTVSCEYCSGTPGHDIEKCWHLKNAIHELIDTNKIEVQAPEAPNINRNLMPAHQEANMIEIVHTEGETKKPSQTVMMIRSNEAKTDEQLADEKSVLKQSKNSVEPSVAIEKGSSSKVATKQEGVKVILPGVSSKPIIVVEGARVDRVVIKPVTQLPVINSKAIPWNYERVAIIVTFYDDELPVEGTEHNKALYLTLKCENSVVTRVLVENGSSTNICPLSTLSKLKIEEERIHKNSICVQGFDSGGRDSVGDIVLELTIGPVEFTMEFQVVKFEWDRQEIVVHGEDSLCAHNNAIVPVMEIKNDQGPWVYQGCNPDFYLAVCLKYANLVIFHHSMIQFSFHYHS, from the exons atgaagaaagcctctgaagcgccagtgagaagttggaaagatcagaaaatcattgccaatctgatggaaaaaatgcaagattatgactccatcttgacaaagactgAAAAGGCGTTAGGCAAAGCTAAGGGAAAAATCATACAattaaatgaggaggccaaatctaataaggaacgccaagtaataaGATTCGAAGAAGACATGGCTCAATTCAAGAAAGAGAAGgaccgttggatacattcagaagctcaactccatgcacaattggaagaaatgagaag atcaaaaggaccaatacccgaaatcatgtctatcccggatgtcgacacaagtGTTGAGATAGAGGAGCTagacgtcaataaaatgaaagaagagatgcttaaacttaagcaacagatggccgagatgtatcgggcttggtctacaggacaatcacccccagcttaccctgctaaccctgcttccaccccaccaccggctcaaactcaAGATCATCCTGCCACTGATCTATCCCCGA gtttcaggcctagtcaaacactcaagggtgaaaggttgcagaaaaagaaaacctttactccgttgggagaatcctacactagtctgttccacggGCTAAAACAACtggatatgctaaggccgatacaatccaaactgccaaatcctcctccaaagaatctggactacactgttagctgtgagtattgttctggtaccccAGGTCATGATATAGAAAAGTGCTGGCacttaaaaaatgcaatacatgAGCTGATTGATACcaataaaattgaagttcaagctcccgaagcacccaatatcaacagaaatctgatgccagcccatcaagaggcaaatatgatagaaatagtgcATACAGAGGGGGAAaccaagaagccatcacagaccgtcatgatgattcggtctaatGAAGCCAAGACAGATGAACAATTAGCAGATGAGAAGTCGGTGCTCAAGCAAAGCAAAAACagtgttgagccatctgtggcaattgagaagggatcttcgagcaaagttgcaACGAAACAGGAAGGGGTAAAGGTGATTTTACCAGGAGTGTccagcaaacccatcatagtCGTGGAGGGAGCCCGCGTAGATCGGGTTGTTATCAAGCCAGTAACTCAGTTAccagtaatcaacagcaaggctattccatggaactacgaacgggtaGCGATAAT TGTCACATTttatgatgatgaattgcctgtagaaggtactgagcacaacaaagctctttacctcacattaaaatgtgaaaactccgtggtgacccgggtattggttgaaaACGGGTCAAGCACAAACATCtgccctctttccactctaagcaagttgaaaatagaagaggagaggatccataagaacagtatttgcgtgcaGGGATTTGACAGTGGAGGAagagattcagttggggacatagtgctggagctgacaatagggccagttgaattcacaatggagtttcag gtagtcaagtttgaatgggatagacaagaaatagttgtgcatggggaagacagcttATGTGCTCACAAcaatgccattgtaccagtcatggaaataaaaaatgaccagggaccatgggtttaccag ggttgtaatccagatttttatcttGCAGTCTGTTTGAAGtatgcaaaccttgttatctttcatcattcaatgaTACAGTTTtcctttcattatcattcctga